One genomic window of Verrucomicrobiia bacterium includes the following:
- a CDS encoding immunoglobulin domain-containing protein, with the protein MNIRLSMPRRYFPSTAILVLGGVLFARGAFGGGTISNCTQADLQAALAGGGTAVFACGGTLTLTSTITISQNTVLDAGGYDVAILGGQAVRLFQVMPGVTFWIKGLTLAGGQVTGSNGANGDPPSPGQDAYGAGILNLGASLTLTGCTLSNNAVVGGNAGEETIYSNTTTTNGGAAYGAAIYSAGGVVNLTNCNITHNFATGGLGSQVNSFYGYPGNSGEAFGGALYLTDGASATLEDVMVTSNSVTGGAPLSWNGSAGKGGDAAGGGIYATNSAFVLSGSAFSGNLAQGGGFSASGDIASGLGSGVALGGCVFLSSNSSAHIDLSAFTDSSALGGAGARYQPAGAGRGGAIFSAGQLGISDSIFEGDQSLGNLSISASAGQGGAIYSTSALTVNGCTFDNNSALGGRASSETGNNPFPGAPGEGGALWSSGSLLVTNSTLAANSATGGMGGNFGPGGAGAGGAILICGGTATLVNVTIATNRADGATLMSSPPGPSEGGGLSVTNGAATVRGSILAYSANGGDAWGAVSDAGYSICSDGTVGFSAQGSVNQTDPLLGALSNNGGPTPTMPLLVGSPARDAIPSGFPPTDQRGVTRPQGPAADIGAFEADFVPQSPVIVTQPQGQRVRAGTNVIFTAVASGLAPLYYQWRKDGTAIARATTTLLSLTNVQAADAGTYSIYVTNSLGNATSQGAALVIDSTPLILSQPTSVAISPGAATNFVVSADGPALSYQWWHDSSPISAATGSVYSIANASPGDQGNYFAAVSNFAGTTNSAVASLAFDSSALSILGQPKDQTVEAGYPASFSVLVSGVPPFAYQWQHGGLAIAGATDSSFKLASVSTNDAGSYSVVVTNGYRMLTSNAAQLTVTPGAAPPLLVAGLAGANLTITFNAEAGRTYRLLWSANFAAWTPVATNSTVTAGQVQFVRPTGVAPFSFYRVVTQ; encoded by the coding sequence ATGAACATCCGTCTATCCATGCCGCGCCGTTATTTCCCGTCCACAGCGATTCTGGTTTTAGGTGGAGTGCTATTTGCTCGAGGAGCTTTTGGAGGTGGAACGATCTCCAACTGCACACAGGCCGACCTCCAAGCGGCACTGGCCGGCGGCGGGACTGCGGTTTTCGCCTGCGGGGGCACCCTGACTCTTACCAGCACCATTACAATCTCCCAAAACACAGTGCTCGATGCTGGTGGTTATGACGTGGCGATCTTGGGCGGCCAGGCGGTCCGGCTGTTTCAGGTCATGCCGGGGGTAACGTTTTGGATCAAAGGACTGACTCTGGCAGGGGGACAGGTGACCGGCAGCAACGGCGCGAATGGGGACCCGCCCAGTCCGGGCCAGGATGCCTACGGCGCTGGGATTCTCAATTTGGGCGCTTCCCTTACCCTTACCGGCTGCACACTCAGCAATAATGCGGTGGTCGGCGGAAATGCGGGGGAGGAAACGATTTATAGCAATACTACGACGACAAACGGCGGGGCTGCCTATGGAGCCGCTATTTACAGCGCAGGCGGTGTCGTCAACCTTACCAACTGCAATATCACACACAATTTCGCCACTGGCGGGCTGGGTTCGCAGGTTAACAGTTTCTATGGCTACCCTGGAAATAGCGGCGAAGCGTTTGGAGGCGCTCTGTATTTAACGGACGGGGCTTCGGCTACTCTCGAGGATGTGATGGTGACCTCGAACAGCGTCACCGGGGGGGCGCCATTGTCCTGGAACGGCTCTGCCGGCAAGGGCGGGGATGCCGCAGGGGGAGGCATCTATGCGACGAACTCGGCCTTTGTGCTCTCTGGGTCAGCCTTTTCAGGAAATCTCGCCCAAGGGGGAGGGTTTTCGGCCAGCGGGGACATCGCCAGCGGGCTGGGAAGCGGCGTGGCCTTGGGGGGATGTGTGTTTTTGTCAAGCAACTCATCAGCTCACATCGATCTGTCCGCCTTCACAGACAGTTCGGCCCTCGGCGGCGCAGGGGCGCGTTACCAACCTGCAGGCGCCGGGCGCGGAGGCGCTATATTCAGCGCCGGTCAATTGGGAATCTCTGATTCGATTTTCGAGGGGGACCAAAGCTTGGGAAACCTAAGTATCTCGGCCAGCGCGGGACAAGGTGGCGCGATTTACTCGACGAGCGCGCTGACAGTGAACGGGTGCACATTCGACAACAATTCAGCTCTGGGCGGACGCGCCTCCAGCGAAACCGGCAACAATCCCTTTCCGGGCGCTCCAGGGGAAGGCGGCGCGCTGTGGAGTTCCGGCTCGCTTCTGGTCACCAATTCCACTCTCGCTGCGAATAGCGCCACGGGAGGCATGGGAGGAAATTTTGGCCCCGGCGGGGCGGGCGCTGGGGGAGCCATACTGATCTGCGGGGGGACCGCAACCTTGGTCAACGTGACGATCGCCACCAACCGGGCCGATGGCGCTACGTTGATGTCCTCACCTCCAGGACCCTCAGAAGGTGGGGGCTTGTCGGTTACCAATGGAGCAGCCACCGTTCGGGGCTCGATCCTCGCCTACAGCGCCAACGGGGGGGACGCCTGGGGAGCGGTCTCCGATGCAGGCTATAGTATTTGTTCCGATGGCACGGTTGGCTTTTCTGCCCAGGGCAGCGTCAATCAGACGGACCCGCTCTTGGGAGCGCTAAGCAACAATGGCGGCCCCACACCGACGATGCCTTTACTGGTCGGCAGCCCGGCACGCGACGCTATCCCCTCGGGTTTTCCGCCTACCGACCAGCGCGGAGTCACCCGGCCACAGGGGCCAGCGGCCGATATTGGCGCGTTCGAGGCTGATTTTGTGCCACAGTCCCCTGTCATCGTGACGCAACCCCAGGGACAAAGGGTTCGCGCGGGAACCAACGTCATATTTACCGCCGTGGCCTCCGGCCTTGCTCCGCTCTACTACCAATGGCGCAAGGATGGGACGGCCATTGCCCGCGCGACCACCACTCTGCTTTCCTTGACCAATGTTCAAGCTGCCGACGCCGGGACTTACTCGATATACGTGACCAACAGCCTCGGTAATGCCACGAGCCAGGGCGCCGCTTTAGTCATCGATTCTACTCCTCTGATCCTTTCGCAGCCCACCTCCGTGGCTATCTCGCCAGGAGCCGCCACAAACTTTGTTGTGTCCGCCGATGGTCCGGCCCTTTCTTATCAATGGTGGCACGACTCATCCCCAATATCCGCAGCAACCGGTTCAGTGTACTCGATAGCGAATGCTTCTCCGGGTGACCAGGGCAATTATTTCGCCGCCGTTTCCAATTTTGCCGGCACAACAAACAGCGCAGTGGCGAGCCTGGCTTTTGATTCTTCGGCTTTGAGTATCCTGGGTCAGCCCAAGGACCAGACCGTCGAGGCGGGTTATCCTGCGTCTTTCAGTGTTCTGGTTTCGGGCGTTCCGCCGTTTGCCTATCAGTGGCAGCACGGAGGCTTGGCCATTGCCGGCGCGACCGACAGCAGCTTCAAATTGGCTTCGGTGAGCACCAACGATGCCGGCAGCTACAGTGTCGTCGTGACCAATGGATATCGAATGCTCACCAGCAACGCAGCGCAATTGACAGTGACGCCTGGAGCCGCTCCGCCCTTGCTGGTGGCCGGCCTGGCGGGAGCCAATCTGACTATTACTTTTAACGCGGAAGCGGGGCGGACCTATCGCCTGCTGTGGTCCGCCAACTTCGCGGCATGGACACCCGTTGCAACCAACTCCACCGTTACCGCAGGGCAGGTGCAGTTCGTCAGGCCTACTGGTGTTGCGCCGTTTTCCTTTTACCGAGTGGTGACGCAGTGA
- a CDS encoding glycosyltransferase family 39 protein, giving the protein MNEALRQAQRQPEESKAATPWGMEGSSFRILIVAAFIAGLLFRFTGLSNPPFDAHSFRQSQTLSTIDAFYLHGIDIFHARAIYMGYPGTFVLELPVFQALAALLYHVLGPHVEIVRILNIIFGMMTTWLLYRVIWHLLERPTAILSALIYWLAPLNAFYQRSTLIDPLAVCCAMLSFYCMALLLNPTSAGSSGENGHARWLAILGFAIGTWFAAMIKALYLWPSVLLFGQAVLTRRFKIDPQLVKVFTIMAISGLCFLAWNYYASRVNARSIITRGIEPTALLGVSSLLDPSFYFEQIVRRPRWWLSTAGALLYPFGIYALWAERRPRAAVLLLLALVPPTYLLLFATINGHDYYQLIITPFLAVISANGLRWLALTILGPLCASAPARRLILEGSCWLLLLSAVLTFAFWFHHGRLDAQTLHFQKLCAGRFEPWAPAMVFISESVNGDKESRDIPHYLYAAKLWGTGKSVRDQAEAHAFFEQLRPAYKELEYVVLYGTQLPDWVPSPEFKLEVRDPADRLWVFKR; this is encoded by the coding sequence ATGAACGAGGCTTTAAGGCAGGCTCAACGGCAACCAGAAGAATCCAAAGCGGCAACGCCTTGGGGGATGGAGGGTTCCAGCTTTCGCATTTTGATAGTCGCTGCATTTATAGCCGGTCTGCTCTTTCGTTTCACCGGCTTATCCAACCCGCCCTTTGATGCTCACAGTTTTCGACAGAGCCAAACGCTGTCCACAATTGATGCGTTCTACTTGCACGGGATCGATATTTTTCATGCGCGAGCTATTTACATGGGTTACCCGGGCACATTCGTTCTGGAATTGCCCGTGTTTCAGGCATTGGCCGCATTGCTTTATCATGTTCTCGGCCCGCACGTGGAGATTGTGCGAATTTTGAACATCATCTTCGGGATGATGACAACTTGGCTCCTTTACCGTGTTATCTGGCATCTCCTGGAGAGACCGACGGCAATCCTCAGCGCCCTGATCTATTGGCTGGCCCCCCTGAATGCTTTCTATCAGCGCTCCACGCTTATAGACCCCTTGGCCGTTTGTTGTGCGATGCTTTCGTTTTACTGCATGGCTCTCCTGCTCAACCCAACCAGTGCAGGTTCGTCCGGGGAAAATGGCCATGCGAGATGGTTGGCGATCCTCGGTTTCGCCATTGGTACCTGGTTCGCCGCTATGATCAAAGCCCTTTACCTTTGGCCTTCGGTTTTGCTCTTTGGGCAGGCAGTCCTGACGCGGCGTTTTAAGATTGACCCACAACTAGTGAAGGTTTTCACGATAATGGCGATATCTGGGCTCTGCTTTCTGGCCTGGAATTATTATGCCAGCCGGGTCAATGCCCGCTCGATCATCACTCGCGGAATAGAGCCCACTGCGCTCCTGGGTGTTTCTTCCCTGCTTGATCCCTCGTTCTATTTCGAGCAGATTGTACGGCGGCCGAGGTGGTGGTTGAGCACTGCCGGGGCTCTATTGTACCCCTTCGGTATCTACGCATTGTGGGCGGAAAGGCGCCCACGCGCCGCCGTTCTGCTTCTTTTAGCCTTGGTGCCACCAACCTACCTGCTGCTCTTTGCCACTATTAATGGCCACGACTATTACCAATTGATAATCACGCCCTTTCTCGCCGTAATTTCGGCGAATGGGCTGAGATGGCTCGCATTGACGATCTTGGGACCGCTCTGCGCCTCCGCGCCCGCTCGACGGCTGATTCTCGAAGGTTCATGCTGGCTCCTGCTCCTTAGCGCAGTTTTGACCTTTGCTTTTTGGTTTCATCATGGCCGGTTGGATGCTCAAACCCTGCACTTTCAGAAACTCTGCGCCGGCAGATTCGAGCCCTGGGCGCCGGCCATGGTTTTTATCTCGGAATCGGTGAATGGGGATAAAGAATCGCGGGATATTCCCCATTATCTCTACGCGGCCAAGCTTTGGGGCACGGGTAAGTCCGTCAGGGATCAGGCCGAAGCACATGCATTTTTCGAGCAGCTTCGTCCTGCCTACAAGGAATTGGAGTATGTTGTGCTTTACGGGACCCAGCTTCCAGATTGGGTGCCTAGCCCGGAGTTCAAGCTCGAGGTTCGCGATCCAGCCGATCGACTTTGGGTTTTTAAAAGATAA
- a CDS encoding glycosyltransferase family 2 protein — MPGPRLSFLLVNFNGGPLLSDALGSISRQTFTDYEVIVIDNGSIDRSWDIPFFGRPGWVLERLDRNAGFSEANNLAYARSRGPIIALINNDVVLDPHWAERIIQAFETPQVAAVACRLVQTRNPGFLDSAGFDTFTCCTTEGWRELPAGFFAGKRHEPFGPVASAAAYRREAIEKVGLFHPEYFAYYEDTDLAMRLALFGFQCRYLDDAIAYHLGSATGKQYSNFHRYHLRRNVEFLYWVNMVGTLALANLPSHFLYELFAFLGMLFRAQGAVFWRAKRDALKMIPWIRRERKRLRARLKESVGISQSKQNLAAGLKSFWDAFFRGKNIGKF, encoded by the coding sequence ATGCCCGGGCCCAGGCTCAGCTTTCTGCTGGTCAACTTTAACGGCGGCCCTTTGCTTTCGGACGCTCTCGGCTCCATCAGCCGCCAGACCTTCACCGATTACGAGGTCATCGTCATCGACAATGGCTCCATCGACCGCTCGTGGGACATCCCGTTTTTTGGCCGGCCAGGCTGGGTCCTCGAACGCCTCGACCGCAATGCCGGCTTTTCCGAGGCCAACAACCTCGCCTATGCGCGCTCGCGCGGCCCGATTATCGCCCTCATCAACAACGACGTCGTTCTCGACCCGCACTGGGCGGAGAGAATCATTCAGGCCTTTGAAACCCCCCAGGTCGCTGCCGTGGCCTGCCGCCTGGTCCAAACCCGCAACCCAGGTTTCCTGGATTCCGCCGGGTTCGACACCTTTACCTGCTGCACCACCGAAGGCTGGCGCGAACTGCCCGCAGGCTTCTTCGCGGGCAAACGCCATGAACCCTTCGGGCCCGTCGCATCGGCGGCGGCCTACCGGCGCGAAGCCATTGAAAAAGTCGGCCTGTTCCATCCCGAATACTTCGCCTATTACGAAGACACGGACCTGGCGATGCGCCTGGCTTTGTTCGGCTTCCAGTGCCGCTACCTGGACGACGCCATTGCCTACCACCTCGGCTCGGCCACCGGCAAGCAATACAGCAATTTCCATCGCTACCATCTCCGGCGCAATGTCGAGTTCCTTTATTGGGTGAACATGGTCGGAACCCTCGCGTTGGCAAACCTGCCCTCCCATTTCCTTTACGAACTGTTCGCTTTTCTCGGAATGCTTTTCCGGGCGCAAGGCGCGGTGTTCTGGCGGGCCAAGCGTGACGCCCTGAAAATGATCCCCTGGATACGCCGCGAGCGAAAACGCCTGCGCGCGCGCTTGAAGGAGAGCGTCGGCATCTCTCAATCCAAACAAAACCTCGCCGCTGGCCTCAAATCCTTCTGGGACGCCTTTTTCCGAGGAAAGAATATCGGCAAATTTTGA
- a CDS encoding glycosyltransferase family 2 protein, which yields MRITVVTPSYNQAQYLEETIQSVLSQNYPDLEYIIMDGGSKDRSVDVIRKYEKHLAFWRSERDGGQTNAVNAGFERATGEVVTFLNSDDYFDKGALRAIAESFSNTDAGVVYGDYTLVTETGKPFIRRKEIPFDFDIMLYGVNIVGQPSAFFKRSLLHEHGFLDNRLQYMMDYEFWLRLATRGVKFHHIKRNLSFYRYQPTSKTVAEPDKQANEVRIVRARFAKGISKAGMRWRGITTRLKRQWVKLMYRGTIDYLGGPLRWVAYRARR from the coding sequence ATGCGGATCACCGTTGTCACCCCCTCCTATAACCAGGCCCAATACCTGGAAGAAACCATCCAAAGCGTTCTGTCGCAGAATTACCCCGACCTCGAATACATCATCATGGATGGCGGCTCGAAGGACCGCTCCGTCGATGTCATCCGCAAATACGAGAAGCACCTGGCCTTCTGGCGCAGCGAACGGGACGGCGGCCAAACCAATGCCGTCAATGCCGGCTTCGAACGCGCCACCGGCGAGGTGGTCACGTTCCTGAATTCCGACGATTATTTCGACAAAGGCGCGCTGCGCGCCATTGCGGAGAGCTTTTCAAACACCGACGCCGGTGTGGTCTATGGCGATTACACCCTGGTGACCGAGACCGGCAAACCCTTCATCAGGCGCAAGGAAATCCCATTTGATTTCGACATCATGCTCTACGGCGTCAACATCGTGGGACAACCTTCAGCTTTTTTTAAACGAAGCCTGTTGCACGAGCACGGTTTCCTCGACAACAGGCTCCAATACATGATGGACTATGAGTTTTGGCTGCGGCTGGCGACTCGCGGCGTGAAGTTCCATCATATCAAACGGAATCTTTCCTTTTACCGTTATCAGCCGACGAGCAAGACGGTGGCCGAACCAGACAAGCAGGCCAACGAGGTCCGCATCGTGCGGGCGCGCTTCGCCAAAGGCATCAGCAAGGCCGGTATGCGCTGGCGCGGCATCACCACCCGGCTCAAGCGGCAGTGGGTCAAACTCATGTATCGCGGGACAATCGACTATCTGGGCGGGCCGCTCCGTTGGGTCGCCTACCGGGCGCGCCGGTAG
- a CDS encoding glycosyltransferase, with translation MFNQGFPFFPILLIVKVVGTESPSVIGVVAAYRRPQMLVNLLGSLAGATTLRKVIVVDNGSDEETERAAKQAPVPVLYHRPEGNLGCGGGVARGLKLGLQEEGVTHFCMLDDDAESRPGALDILIREMILAEADVAVPLVLTREGFIGWPPGLQEAHPWEVIRRPRITPAEYYERCGTGPVPFTWAPWPMMAVSARAVRECGCPRDDFWLCAEDLEYSLRITRRHTGVLVPAATCRHLPPASSGGDALGGAHYLRFCLMLQNLSYLCTRLAHGRRSIRHLPENYLRFMRTFGVNGTSLRDAGLALWHGAVRGKPGGVAGALKERMRDEG, from the coding sequence ATGTTCAATCAGGGCTTTCCTTTTTTCCCCATTCTCCTCATCGTTAAAGTCGTGGGCACAGAGTCTCCGAGTGTCATCGGCGTGGTGGCGGCTTACCGGCGGCCACAGATGCTGGTGAACTTGCTCGGGTCGCTGGCCGGTGCCACGACGTTGCGCAAGGTTATTGTGGTCGATAACGGTTCCGATGAGGAGACCGAGAGGGCCGCGAAGCAGGCGCCGGTTCCTGTGCTGTATCATCGGCCTGAGGGCAACCTGGGCTGCGGCGGCGGTGTGGCGCGTGGCCTGAAGCTCGGGTTGCAGGAGGAAGGGGTGACGCATTTCTGCATGCTGGACGATGATGCCGAGTCACGCCCCGGGGCTCTGGACATTTTGATCCGGGAAATGATATTGGCTGAGGCCGACGTTGCGGTGCCGCTGGTGCTCACGCGAGAAGGGTTCATTGGCTGGCCGCCTGGTCTGCAAGAGGCCCATCCTTGGGAGGTCATCCGGCGTCCGCGTATCACGCCCGCCGAGTACTACGAACGCTGTGGAACGGGGCCGGTACCGTTCACGTGGGCGCCCTGGCCGATGATGGCCGTTTCGGCCCGGGCAGTGCGCGAGTGCGGCTGCCCGCGAGACGATTTCTGGCTGTGCGCGGAGGACCTGGAATACAGCTTACGCATAACTCGTCGGCATACGGGTGTGCTTGTGCCGGCAGCGACGTGCCGTCATTTGCCACCTGCTTCGTCGGGCGGCGATGCCTTGGGCGGGGCCCATTACCTGCGGTTTTGCCTGATGCTGCAGAACCTGTCGTACCTGTGCACTCGATTGGCTCATGGGCGGCGTTCCATCCGCCATTTGCCGGAGAATTATTTACGTTTCATGCGGACCTTCGGCGTGAATGGAACAAGCCTCAGAGATGCCGGGCTGGCGTTGTGGCATGGGGCGGTGCGTGGCAAGCCGGGAGGGGTGGCGGGGGCGCTGAAGGAAAGGATGAGGGATGAAGGATGA
- a CDS encoding phospholipase C, phosphocholine-specific yields the protein MNHIDCFAGRIKRTAALSFILIAFALNGLAATGTIQDVQHVVILILENRSFDHYLGSLSAVRGFGDPNALILDNGSPDLFQPESNSFVLPFPAPSRCLVDVYHDWSTSHQAWNWGKWDQWIPAKGTTAMAYYTRADLPFLYALADAYTVCDAYYCSVLGPTNPNRLYSISGTIDPNGTGGGPVLGNLVPTNGFTWTTYPEGLQAAGVTWKSYQQSSDYIPVNPLTWFAQYKNAQPGNPLYDRGIALVPDVVAAFQSDITNGTLPQVSWIIPRWSASEHPFLAAGNAAFFIEQLLNALTSTPAVYNSTVFVITYDENGGFFDHVPPPVPPTGTPDEFAHGLPIGLGARVPMILVSPWTRGGYVCSQVFDHTSILRFLETWTGVQEPNISPWRRQVCGDLTSAFDFLHPVTDVPILPDPLPINCTNGITPVPPSPQTLPVQEAGTRPARPLPYAPDASLFVDCSGQRVGITMTNAGTASVHLAIYANAFRADGPWQYDILPSSSLTDYFAVTNAQAAYDLSCYGPAGFLRHFVGNLNTNCNGIDVLFSLDSIAGGVRAALQNYTLSPVSFTLTNAAQPGVCCTDSVPAGMLLSSLFFPVTNASGFYDLNATASSDTNFLRSFSGQLDMTQPALAATLSTTNLLLTYPVWASSSFVVECTTNLAQGPWTQLATSPDSITNGALITLPLGSPSMYFRFRQ from the coding sequence GTGAACCACATCGACTGCTTTGCCGGTCGTATAAAAAGGACAGCGGCCTTATCCTTTATCCTGATTGCATTTGCGCTGAACGGGCTCGCGGCAACCGGCACAATTCAAGATGTTCAGCATGTGGTGATCCTGATCCTGGAAAACCGCTCCTTCGACCATTACTTGGGCAGCCTCAGCGCTGTTCGCGGCTTCGGCGACCCGAACGCGTTGATTCTCGATAACGGATCGCCAGACCTTTTCCAGCCCGAGAGCAACAGCTTTGTGCTGCCCTTCCCAGCCCCGAGCCGGTGTCTGGTCGATGTCTATCATGACTGGAGCACCTCACATCAGGCCTGGAATTGGGGCAAATGGGATCAGTGGATTCCCGCAAAAGGAACAACGGCCATGGCTTATTACACAAGAGCCGACTTGCCATTTCTTTACGCCCTGGCTGACGCCTATACCGTTTGCGATGCCTACTATTGTTCCGTTCTCGGGCCGACCAACCCCAATCGGCTCTACTCCATCTCCGGGACGATTGATCCGAACGGCACCGGCGGCGGCCCGGTGCTTGGGAACCTCGTGCCGACCAACGGTTTCACCTGGACCACCTATCCTGAAGGATTGCAGGCGGCAGGTGTCACTTGGAAGTCTTATCAACAAAGTTCTGATTACATACCCGTGAATCCTCTGACGTGGTTTGCGCAATACAAAAACGCCCAGCCCGGCAATCCCCTTTATGACCGCGGCATTGCTTTGGTTCCAGACGTTGTTGCCGCCTTCCAGTCTGATATCACCAATGGCACTCTCCCACAGGTTTCCTGGATTATTCCCCGCTGGAGCGCTTCGGAGCACCCGTTTCTCGCTGCCGGCAACGCCGCGTTCTTTATTGAACAACTCCTTAACGCCCTTACCTCCACTCCGGCAGTTTACAATTCGACTGTGTTCGTGATCACCTATGACGAGAACGGGGGGTTCTTCGATCACGTTCCGCCGCCCGTACCACCAACTGGCACTCCAGACGAGTTTGCCCATGGCCTGCCCATCGGGTTGGGAGCCCGAGTCCCAATGATTCTGGTTTCGCCCTGGACGCGCGGCGGGTATGTGTGCTCGCAGGTGTTCGATCACACCTCGATTCTGCGCTTTCTGGAGACCTGGACCGGTGTGCAAGAGCCCAACATCAGCCCTTGGCGCCGCCAGGTGTGCGGCGATCTGACTTCGGCTTTTGATTTTCTTCATCCTGTAACGGATGTGCCCATCCTGCCGGACCCCCTGCCGATAAACTGCACAAATGGAATAACCCCGGTGCCGCCGTCACCTCAAACCCTTCCCGTGCAGGAAGCCGGCACACGCCCGGCCAGGCCCTTGCCCTATGCGCCGGATGCCTCGCTATTCGTTGATTGTTCCGGGCAGCGGGTCGGAATCACCATGACCAACGCCGGCACCGCCTCCGTCCATCTGGCCATTTATGCAAATGCATTCCGCGCCGACGGGCCTTGGCAATATGATATTCTGCCCAGCAGCTCGCTGACGGATTACTTCGCAGTGACCAATGCGCAGGCTGCCTACGACCTCTCTTGCTACGGCCCCGCCGGATTCCTCCGCCACTTCGTTGGAAACCTGAATACTAATTGCAATGGAATTGATGTCCTTTTCAGTCTCGATTCCATCGCCGGCGGAGTCCGCGCCGCACTTCAGAATTATACCCTTTCGCCGGTGAGCTTCACCCTCACCAACGCGGCCCAACCGGGCGTTTGCTGCACTGACTCCGTTCCGGCGGGCATGTTGCTCAGCAGCTTATTTTTCCCTGTTACCAACGCGAGCGGCTTTTATGACCTGAACGCGACCGCCAGTTCCGACACGAATTTTCTGCGCAGCTTTTCAGGCCAACTGGATATGACCCAGCCGGCCCTGGCCGCGACCCTCTCGACTACAAATCTGCTACTGACATATCCCGTCTGGGCATCGAGCAGCTTCGTGGTGGAATGCACAACAAATCTGGCCCAAGGCCCCTGGACCCAGCTCGCAACTTCCCCGGATTCCATCACCAACGGCGCTCTTATCACCCTGCCATTGGGAAGCCCATCGATGTACTTCCGTTTTCGGCAGTAG
- a CDS encoding sulfatase-like hydrolase/transferase, with product PPHLCAEKKGGWGVSEPRADSPSSRPGSVRDVAENPFAHKIRDALLALSIANLCFISAWAPLLYSGSQGYYNKLRVAPVTLLALVANLAWLSLAVWVILRASRRSHSRWLALLSLFVFLASLALPLDYCRLYVVGIRGDHIVAALKKPLVASLVVAVCGIGLWQYRLAVLVSQFLATILSPLALLNLARVAFLCLGIQHLSPAGPDPVLPAPCPVKAGAPRVAWIIFDEADQRIAFEERPAQLRLPEFDRLSRESLFATNAFPPAGSTLVSMPALISGRPISAAALKDSCELNVTLAESGTVTGWSKLPSVFSAAHELGVNTALVGWYHPYNRILGSALNFCSFYPFPRYDLARAPTFGKAMAGQVLCCLYKRYYYQSRFETLCRDSLADSVSLVTNNLYGLLLLHLAPPHHPGVYNPKTGQYTIAFMNVATGYFNNFALADRFLGTLRQAMDTSGQSTNTWLLVSADHFWRETDLYDHRHSFRVPFLLKGPGADQPMTYSPRFNTLLTHDLILAILRKEITNQPSASEWLDAHRSAFSVPTTYVHQVE from the coding sequence CCGCCGCATTTATGCGCTGAAAAAAAGGGGGGCTGGGGCGTGAGTGAACCGCGGGCGGACTCTCCCTCGTCAAGGCCGGGCTCTGTCCGTGACGTGGCCGAAAATCCCTTCGCTCATAAAATCAGGGATGCCCTGCTCGCCCTTTCAATCGCCAATCTCTGTTTCATAAGCGCTTGGGCTCCTTTGCTGTACTCAGGAAGCCAGGGATACTATAATAAACTGCGCGTCGCGCCGGTCACGCTTCTGGCCCTGGTTGCAAACCTGGCCTGGCTGAGTCTGGCGGTGTGGGTGATACTGCGCGCGAGCAGGCGCTCTCATAGTCGCTGGCTAGCCCTCTTGTCTCTATTTGTTTTCCTGGCATCGCTGGCGTTGCCGCTGGATTATTGCCGGTTGTATGTGGTTGGGATTCGAGGCGACCATATTGTGGCCGCTTTGAAAAAGCCCCTGGTAGCCAGTTTGGTGGTGGCGGTGTGCGGCATAGGACTTTGGCAATACCGGTTGGCTGTCCTGGTGTCACAATTTCTGGCCACTATCCTTTCACCACTGGCGCTGCTGAACCTGGCTCGTGTGGCATTCCTATGCCTCGGGATTCAGCACCTATCCCCGGCTGGCCCGGACCCCGTTTTGCCAGCGCCTTGCCCTGTCAAAGCGGGAGCGCCGCGGGTTGCGTGGATCATCTTCGATGAAGCCGATCAACGGATTGCTTTCGAGGAGCGCCCCGCCCAATTGCGCCTGCCTGAATTTGACCGGCTATCGAGGGAATCCCTTTTCGCGACCAACGCCTTCCCGCCCGCCGGTTCGACCTTGGTTTCTATGCCGGCCCTCATTTCGGGGCGCCCGATATCAGCAGCCGCGCTGAAGGACTCCTGCGAACTCAACGTGACCCTTGCGGAGTCCGGAACGGTCACTGGTTGGAGCAAGTTGCCCTCGGTGTTTTCTGCCGCCCACGAACTCGGAGTCAATACCGCACTCGTGGGGTGGTATCATCCTTATAACCGAATCCTCGGGTCCGCTTTGAACTTTTGCTCTTTTTACCCTTTCCCGAGATACGACCTGGCACGCGCTCCTACATTCGGGAAGGCAATGGCCGGCCAGGTGCTCTGCTGCCTTTACAAGCGTTATTATTATCAAAGCCGCTTTGAGACCCTCTGCCGCGATTCCCTGGCCGACTCGGTTTCATTGGTCACCAACAATCTTTACGGCCTTCTTCTCTTGCATCTCGCCCCTCCGCACCACCCGGGCGTGTATAATCCCAAAACGGGCCAATACACAATTGCCTTTATGAACGTGGCCACGGGGTATTTTAACAATTTTGCTCTGGCTGATCGCTTTTTGGGAACGCTGCGCCAGGCGATGGACACCTCAGGCCAATCCACAAACACCTGGCTGCTGGTCAGCGCCGACCATTTTTGGCGCGAAACCGACCTTTACGATCACCGGCATAGTTTTCGCGTGCCGTTTCTGCTCAAAGGACCCGGCGCCGACCAGCCCATGACGTACTCGCCCCGGTTCAACACGCTCCTCACTCATGACCTGATTCTGGCCATTCTTCGCAAAGAAATTACAAACCAGCCCAGCGCCTCCGAGTGGCTGGATGCGCACCGGTCGGCGTTTTCGGTCCCCACCACCTACGTCCACCAGGTGGAATAA